The Naumovozyma dairenensis CBS 421 chromosome 1, complete genome genomic interval aaatatattgcTAAACTAGCATATGTATATATCACTTCAAATACTACGAAATTAAATGACATTTTGTTTGGTCTCGATCAAACCGttcaattattatcatcgaCAGCATTTTCAGAGAAATTCATCGGTTACATGACTTTAGAATTATTGTACGAGCATCGACAAGTCGTTGAAAAAGTCAATGAAAAAGTCACTTATTATCTTTTACAAGATCTTTCCGAATCagatgataattttgttgCGTTAGCGTTGCATTTCGTAGGTACTGTCGCATTATTACCTTTCAATCAATTCGcaacaaatgatgaaataatatCTGCTATTTTCCAGATCTTAAGATCCCCAACATCTTCACATTacttgaagaaaaagtCAGCGTTATCATTCTTGACCTTATTAAAGGCTAATCCAGTAATCCTAACAGATGACATGCAAAGGAAACAACTATGGATTCAAAGAATAGTTAGTTTATTAGACGATACATCAAATTATAGACTCTGTTTAGCTGCATTACCTCTAGTAGAATACATTGCCAAGAACATTGACTCCACGTATTGTATTAGGTTAGTACCACAATTGACTGAAATACTATATAATTGTGTCGTTGTGGGCacgtcatcttcatcatcagtgGCAAACCAATTCCCCATGGAATATAAATTCGCTAACATTCCAAATCCCTGGTTAATTACAAAGACAGTTTCACTATTAAGTTTCTTAATCATTTCTCAAAACGAAACCACAAACAAGCAGCTTCAAAGTCATAGTGGGCCCaatacattattatatgcGAGTAATTTAAATCCAGAAGTCTTAAGTAAATTAAGGCAATGTGTCACTGTTGCCATCGAATTAGGCATGAGAACATGTAATGATCCTATGGAGAAGATTGTTCAAAACACAGTACTTTTCTCACTGATTAATTTTGCATCCAAATTAGACCCAACAGATGATGCTATTAAGAGTTCAGTGAACGCTTTATGTTCATTACTTTCATCGCCAGATATTAATACGCGATATTTAACTCtagattcattattgaaattatgTTCATTGAGTGGTGAAGTGGCTATTAATTCAGTCCGTTATAATAAGAATCTAGGtttaatattcaatattttgaaacatGAAAGGGATTCCTCTATTGTGAGGAAGTGTATTGATTTACTTTATACGTTTACGGATTCTGAGAATGTTAAATTGATTGTggaagaattattgaattttgtGCTTCATTCAAGGAATTTAAATGATCCTCATATGAAATCAGATATAGCGGTAAAGATCGCTGTATTGACGGAGAAATACGCAATGGATTCTAACTggtttgttattatttcattgaagatTCTTTCGCtgacaaataataatgcacCTTTCAATGATGATGGGATTTGGCAAAGGTTATGTCAAATTGttgttaataattcacATTTACATAAATTAACGTGTGACCAATTAGTTGATTATCTTTACAAGAATGAATGTTCAGAATCCATTATCAAGACAAGTGCATTTTTATTGGGAGAATATTGTGGTAAAGTCCAAGATAAGATTTCCATTGCAAATcttttcaatcttttcaCAGATAAATATTCTATGGTATCTAACGTAACCAAGGCGATGATCTTAACGacaatgataaaattatataattttgcACCTGAGATTGGATCATGGgtaattaaatttttccaattggaGTTAAACTCGTTGGATATTGAATTACAAACTAGATCatatgaatatttgaaaattattcaaatatctAAAATGAGCGAATCGAATGGCAATgcgaataataataataatttaattaatgtATTATTTAGCCCCATGCCACCATTCATTACCAAATCTAAtccattattgaaaaggtTAGGTGGCAATTTACAACCGTCCTCgtcaccatcatcatcatcacaTAAAGCAAGTGCAGGAAGTACAACTCTAGTTGAGTCGACAACACCAATGACAACCCCAGGGGTAACACAACGTCCGCCACCGCCTCCTGCATCAAGAACAAACTCGATGGTTCCAAAGAGTCAAGAGGAATATTATGTTGAACAAACAAGCACATTATCACCAAATTGGAGAGAAGGGTTCAATAGAATGATATCCCATAAACAAGGTATATTATTTACCAGTCCATTAATCAAGATAATATACCGAATTACCGCTGTGAAAACCGAGGAAAGAATTGACTATTCTCGATTACGAGTAGAACTATCGTATATAAATGAAACCGAATGGGATATTACTGGATTGTCAAGTGAGATTTTTCCCTTCAAAGTGCAAGATAATCCTGAGTATATTATACAGAATGTGGCCCTACCGACTCCAACTAAGATATCAATGGGTCATGGAGAAAGGTCAAGACAAAGTTTTGAGATAGTTATAAGGAAACCGTTCGATGTAGATAATTGTGGACCACTTTTGATGGTACATTTTAAATGTGGTGGGAATGGTTTTAATCATGTTAAATTGAAGCTTGGTGTGGGTATTACTCATACATTGATCGGTAATCAAGATACCGGATCTATGCGTCATGTTATTGAATTGCCTGAATTTATTCAACGTTGGAAGATGTTGAGTACAGCATTGGGTAAAGATGGTGAGTTTATATTTGATTCGGTACCATTTAAGAAAGATGCAACTGTTGATATGGAAGAAGCAAGGATGACTATTAGACAAATTTTGAAACGATTAGGGTTTGATATTGTGGAACAAAATAGTGTTAAGAATACTATATTTGTGTCAGGGATTATACATACAAAGAGCGATGGGAACTTTGGATGTTTAATGAAAGTGAAGTACCAAGACGATGGGAAGATAAATTTGACCTGTAAGACTACCCTGGGCGGGCCATTGGCTGAGTATATAGTTCGGTGCACTAAATCTGCCATATCCAGATGATTGTAACTATGACAATTCATGATTGCTGAATATACATATTCATACAAATTTATACATGTGCacatacatatacatataataGAGAATTTCAGCATTTGCGACGCTGGCGGCTACCCGTGTCCATCTTTAAGGATACTACCACTACTACTGTTAGGGGTGTGCGGCTGTTTTACTTTGAATTCGGCTTCCCCTAATTTGTGATCATCATATACGGCGTACACTTAGGTGGAAGAGGCTCcgtaatataatatgatcAGATTAGCATTAATATTAGTATAGCATTGTATAGCATAGTATAATATAGGAAATAAGGGAAGGGAAGGGAAGGGAAGGGAAGGGAAGGGAAGGGAAGAAAAGGAGAAATCCGTATATATAGTCTGGTCCGATGAAAGATGTGAGACACAATGTAAGCTGTAAGAGCCTGTTTTTGCCCCACTCATTGATCAATTCATACCTTTAAGATTTGGAAACTAACACACAAGACTAATCTTTTAAACATATTCAAGGATTATCAGTTAACTCTTGGAAAAAGACAGCAAGAAAAGATATTATCAAAGTGAAAATGACAGATACATTGGATCAACTTGATCCTAACTATGTCATAAGTTTCGATTATTCAGAGGATAATTTGACTCTTTTAGTTTCTAAATTGTCTCAGCTAGGAATCAAAGCTTTGTCAAGACCTGGTAACGATGAAAACACTGtttatttgtattttcGTATTGATGAACACCCAAGTGAATATACTTCATTCTCAGGCGGAGTAGATAATATTACaagcaataataatggaaataATGTACTTTCCGAAACAAGAACGCTAGCATTATTTGAAGCTGTAAGAAATAATGAGTTTGTCCATTCAATTATCCCTCTCTATGAATTAGATAAACAAAAACGTTTGAACCAATTCTTCCATGACCAAGTTTATAAGAAACCATTAGCATTACCAACAGATTCagaattgaaacaattatCTGATTTGACAGGTAATCccaaattatcattatattttgcTTATATGGCAACATACAccaaaaaattaaaatatttagcTATTGCTGGCTTGATGGTAAGAATCCTTTTTGGGAACTCATTTCATGAATTCTCTACACTATATTCTATCGGACTTAATATTTGGACACTGTATTTCACTACATCATGGATATATGATTTACAACCCAAATATAAATGGAAATTGACTCATGGTCAGTCAGATGAAAGTGATAATATCAACAGCTATGACAATCCAAATACAGttagaattaaaaaattatgttTCATACCTATCGTCATAGCATTTGTTATAGCTCTCATTTCTTTCCAACTACTCTGCTTTgtaattgaaattttcatcacACAATTATATGATGGCCCATTAATTCGCATCTTAACTTTGTTACCAACTAttttaatatcaatatttacACCAACATTACAAACgatatttaataaattattcgTAGAAAAATTTGTTGCTTGGGAAAATGGTCCCAACccaaagaaatcaaaagTGGAGAAAAATTTTATGTTAACattctttatcaattattCCCCACTATTAATTACATTATTCCTTTATTTACCTTTCGGTTATAAATTCACTCCTGAATGGAAACAAAGAACAACCAGATATGTTCAGTCCATGAATGTCCCAGTGACAAAATCCAATTTCAAAGTCCATACAAATCGTtataaaattcaattcttttatttcaCCGTAACAAATCAATTAATCTTATTTTTTACTCAGAACATCTTACCTTTAATTATGGAAAAAGTTTTGCctaaatttaaagatgaaaacaAACCTACTTCGACAAAATTTAAGATTAAAAGacaattcaaaaaatcatACCCAAAGGATTTCAAACTATGGGAAAGAACTAACTCATATATTACGGGGCCCTGGGATGAATTTAATGAGGATATTAATTATGAAAAACTTAATATTCAACTCGGTTTCGTTATaatgttttcaataatatgGCCATTGTCCCCAATGATTTGttatattttcaatcaCATCATAATCAAAGCTGATCTTTGGAGagcaattgaaaaatgtaaaCCGTCAGTACCTTCATTCTCTAgaatacaacaacaaaacaCTGTACCATTAAAGGTTAAGGACAACAATACTGTCAATGCAAATCCAACATTCGTATGGAACATCATATTAATGGTAATGGCAATCATTGGATCAACCTTATCGTCATTATTAACATACATGTATAGAAATTGTCATCTACCAGACGTTGGATATACTTCTCCATTGGAAAAGGAAGATATCTGGTATAGATTTTTTCCCTTGTCTCATTCGTGGCCATCAATCCTTTTATTCGCTGTCATAATGGAACATATCGTACTATTatcatatttctttttgtcAAGAATAGTTTGTGGATTGAACGAATGTAATAATACAGGATTCGTACCATTGGATAAGAATCTTGTCGTCAAGAGGAAAACTGACTTATCTAAAGTCATTTCTGCAACT includes:
- the NDAI0A05360 gene encoding uncharacterized protein (similar to Saccharomyces cerevisiae IST2 (YBR086C); ancestral locus Anc_3.323), producing MTDTLDQLDPNYVISFDYSEDNLTLLVSKLSQLGIKALSRPGNDENTVYLYFRIDEHPSEYTSFSGGVDNITSNNNGNNVLSETRTLALFEAVRNNEFVHSIIPLYELDKQKRLNQFFHDQVYKKPLALPTDSELKQLSDLTGNPKLSLYFAYMATYTKKLKYLAIAGLMVRILFGNSFHEFSTLYSIGLNIWTLYFTTSWIYDLQPKYKWKLTHGQSDESDNINSYDNPNTVRIKKLCFIPIVIAFVIALISFQLLCFVIEIFITQLYDGPLIRILTLLPTILISIFTPTLQTIFNKLFVEKFVAWENGPNPKKSKVEKNFMLTFFINYSPLLITLFLYLPFGYKFTPEWKQRTTRYVQSMNVPVTKSNFKVHTNRYKIQFFYFTVTNQLILFFTQNILPLIMEKVLPKFKDENKPTSTKFKIKRQFKKSYPKDFKLWERTNSYITGPWDEFNEDINYEKLNIQLGFVIMFSIIWPLSPMICYIFNHIIIKADLWRAIEKCKPSVPSFSRIQQQNTVPLKVKDNNTVNANPTFVWNIILMVMAIIGSTLSSLLTYMYRNCHLPDVGYTSPLEKEDIWYRFFPLSHSWPSILLFAVIMEHIVLLSYFFLSRIVCGLNECNNTGFVPLDKNLVVKRKTDLSKVISATKEFMEPLTLLKSKENDNVQQSTERTIGRRRSTMSSIESKPENLQFLKENISHEEVTTNTSNQDRNYTKEKQPTKINQYENENVNRDEYPKVISVPANERPPDIIDQRKRRPSGTIQRRKSSVSYKVAGATIPDVIPTSRSKPTSKSKKIIETTSVSKLQPTTARPLSSTDRSLSIKAASAALKDDTLTDIEPLPPGKHTKQVQQEQEQQQQKHQQDEEEQYRQEQQQRQEHEYEQEQQQQQHQQHQQRNPEQQQFNAQELEERELARQQMELAAQAHEGEHFNEDMGDAPKLQLNDETVDTTPSVERRHSIGSQVLKTVKSPIKHIQKTATTHSSRRKSSKSETTPGGKKKKMPGFLTKIQNKL
- the APL3 gene encoding Apl3p (similar to Saccharomyces cerevisiae APL3 (YBL037W); ancestral locus Anc_3.325); amino-acid sequence: MERKKSIIGNPTRSTSSTTSTIKGLQLFIADLRSCQQTQEQEKRIQTELVKIKQHFNSSSTKNTSHSHGSHHDKLGGYQRKKYIAKLAYVYITSNTTKLNDILFGLDQTVQLLSSTAFSEKFIGYMTLELLYEHRQVVEKVNEKVTYYLLQDLSESDDNFVALALHFVGTVALLPFNQFATNDEIISAIFQILRSPTSSHYLKKKSALSFLTLLKANPVILTDDMQRKQLWIQRIVSLLDDTSNYRLCLAALPLVEYIAKNIDSTYCIRLVPQLTEILYNCVVVGTSSSSSVANQFPMEYKFANIPNPWLITKTVSLLSFLIISQNETTNKQLQSHSGPNTLLYASNLNPEVLSKLRQCVTVAIELGMRTCNDPMEKIVQNTVLFSLINFASKLDPTDDAIKSSVNALCSLLSSPDINTRYLTLDSLLKLCSLSGEVAINSVRYNKNLGLIFNILKHERDSSIVRKCIDLLYTFTDSENVKLIVEELLNFVLHSRNLNDPHMKSDIAVKIAVLTEKYAMDSNWFVIISLKILSLTNNNAPFNDDGIWQRLCQIVVNNSHLHKLTCDQLVDYLYKNECSESIIKTSAFLLGEYCGKVQDKISIANLFNLFTDKYSMVSNVTKAMILTTMIKLYNFAPEIGSWVIKFFQLELNSLDIELQTRSYEYLKIIQISKMSESNGNANNNNNLINVLFSPMPPFITKSNPLLKRLGGNLQPSSSPSSSSHKASAGSTTLVESTTPMTTPGVTQRPPPPPASRTNSMVPKSQEEYYVEQTSTLSPNWREGFNRMISHKQGILFTSPLIKIIYRITAVKTEERIDYSRLRVELSYINETEWDITGLSSEIFPFKVQDNPEYIIQNVALPTPTKISMGHGERSRQSFEIVIRKPFDVDNCGPLLMVHFKCGGNGFNHVKLKLGVGITHTLIGNQDTGSMRHVIELPEFIQRWKMLSTALGKDGEFIFDSVPFKKDATVDMEEARMTIRQILKRLGFDIVEQNSVKNTIFVSGIIHTKSDGNFGCLMKVKYQDDGKINLTCKTTLGGPLAEYIVRCTKSAISR